A genomic segment from Flavobacterium inviolabile encodes:
- a CDS encoding BlaI/MecI/CopY family transcriptional regulator: protein MQLSKTEEQLMEYLWKKEKAFMKDLLEAYPEPKPATTTIATLLKRMSDKGFVAYKEYGKSREYYPLVKKTDYFSKHVNNIIKDFFNNSAAQFASFFTKETNMTEKELEELKKIVDQELQKKKK, encoded by the coding sequence ATGCAATTATCAAAAACCGAAGAACAACTTATGGAATATCTGTGGAAAAAGGAAAAGGCTTTTATGAAAGACCTGCTGGAAGCCTATCCTGAGCCGAAACCGGCAACGACCACGATTGCAACACTTTTAAAACGAATGTCCGACAAAGGCTTTGTGGCTTACAAAGAATACGGAAAATCAAGGGAGTATTATCCGTTAGTAAAAAAAACGGATTATTTCTCCAAACATGTCAACAACATCATTAAGGACTTCTTCAACAATTCGGCCGCTCAGTTTGCTTCTTTTTTCACAAAAGAAACCAATATGACGGAAAAAGAATTGGAAGAACTAAAGAAAATCGTAGATCAGGAACTTCAAAAAAAGAAAAAATGA
- a CDS encoding M56 family metallopeptidase, with the protein MTPHFIKSGLCLCCLLVVYHFLLSKEKMYHFNRFYLLTAIVFSLLIPFNTLTETVSAAAKTPVVTAALYARAIADDSFLNLENGLIAVYLFVSGLLFFRFTMNLNSLFRKIRSGEQIKQDSRTLVLIPDKVLPFTFLHYIFINKKQIRKNKIEPELLLHETAHARQMHSLDILFIELLQIFLWFQPLLYFYKKAIRLNHEFLADEAVTQKHTEVTDYQNLILSKVATEKPMALTSNLAYLVTKKRFIMMTKTSPPLRLTLIKLCMIPLMSGMVFLFSTKVVAQEKPAAKTTKNNGSKPLPPSTPPTPPPAPQLPPPPPPVEARPKKAASKNGKAELPPPPPPRESSKKTTSNNGKDKLLPPPPPAEPRPKKTALNEFPSPPAPGTTIPEFAGGMTAWNVYVQKNLKIPENFPKSDTPQRIAVRFVVEKDGSTSNVAIVKDPTNIMKESITALIESSPKWVPGKSEGKAIRSEFYLPLMVLHK; encoded by the coding sequence ATGACACCGCATTTCATCAAATCCGGCCTGTGCCTGTGCTGTTTATTAGTTGTTTATCATTTTCTGTTAAGCAAAGAAAAGATGTATCACTTTAACCGTTTCTACCTGTTAACAGCTATTGTATTCAGCCTTTTAATCCCTTTCAATACCCTGACGGAAACCGTTTCGGCTGCAGCCAAAACACCGGTAGTCACAGCGGCATTATATGCCAGAGCGATAGCCGATGATTCTTTCCTGAATTTAGAAAACGGGCTTATAGCGGTTTACCTGTTTGTATCGGGCTTACTGTTCTTTCGTTTTACGATGAACCTCAACTCCTTATTCCGAAAAATACGATCCGGCGAACAGATCAAACAGGATTCCCGGACACTGGTCCTGATTCCGGATAAAGTGCTGCCATTCACTTTTTTGCATTATATTTTTATCAATAAAAAGCAAATCCGTAAAAACAAGATTGAACCGGAATTACTGCTTCATGAAACAGCACATGCCAGACAAATGCACAGCCTGGATATTCTTTTTATCGAGCTGCTTCAGATCTTTTTATGGTTCCAGCCATTATTGTATTTCTATAAAAAAGCCATCCGCTTAAATCATGAGTTCCTGGCAGATGAAGCGGTAACGCAAAAGCATACCGAAGTAACCGATTATCAGAATTTAATTCTTTCCAAGGTTGCTACCGAAAAGCCTATGGCACTCACCAGTAATTTAGCCTATTTAGTAACCAAAAAACGTTTCATTATGATGACCAAAACATCGCCCCCGCTCCGGCTGACCCTTATCAAGTTATGCATGATTCCGTTAATGTCCGGAATGGTATTCCTTTTCAGCACTAAAGTTGTGGCTCAGGAGAAACCAGCTGCCAAGACCACAAAAAACAATGGCAGCAAACCTTTACCACCATCTACGCCACCTACACCGCCGCCAGCCCCGCAGTTGCCGCCACCGCCGCCACCTGTTGAAGCAAGGCCCAAAAAAGCAGCATCGAAAAACGGTAAAGCAGAACTGCCACCACCGCCACCGCCACGGGAAAGTTCTAAAAAGACGACCTCAAACAACGGCAAAGACAAACTATTACCGCCACCGCCACCAGCCGAACCAAGGCCTAAAAAGACGGCATTAAATGAGTTCCCGTCACCACCGGCTCCCGGAACAACAATTCCGGAGTTTGCGGGCGGCATGACTGCCTGGAATGTATATGTGCAAAAGAATCTTAAAATACCGGAAAACTTTCCAAAAAGTGATACTCCGCAACGTATCGCTGTTCGGTTTGTGGTCGAAAAAGATGGCAGTACTTCCAATGTTGCGATTGTTAAAGACCCGACCAATATAATGAAAGAATCGATTACCGCCCTTATTGAAAGCAGTCCGAAATGGGTGCCCGGAAAATCAGAAGGGAAAGCGATAAGAAGTGAATTCTATCTGCCGTTAATGGTGCTACATAAATAA
- a CDS encoding DUF4407 domain-containing protein, producing MLKRFFILCSGADKNLIATCSDGEQNKYAGIGATVFFTAVMAVIASSYALYTVFDNIYTATFFGLVWGLLIFNLDRFIVSTIRKRERFWSEFLQATPRIILAMIIAIVISKPLEIKIFEKEINTVLLKEKNAMALANKKEVANYYQTDVTKNQAGIDSLKSEILKKEKEVNALYATYITEAEGTKGTMKLGKGPVYKEKREKHDAALKALDDLRKGNLAKIAEKEAKAKTLQADLDKKVTETQPIIDGFDGLMARINALNKLPSLPSLFIMLLFLAIETSPIIAKLLSPKGEYDFKLEDDETALKTHIEQNNYQRSLQKQTDASIYDKVYADIKDEKGIYDYKKKRALELLELQADTYVEKQKKVM from the coding sequence ATGTTAAAACGTTTTTTTATCCTGTGCTCCGGTGCAGACAAAAATCTTATTGCTACCTGTAGCGATGGCGAACAAAACAAGTATGCCGGAATAGGCGCTACGGTATTCTTCACCGCAGTAATGGCCGTTATTGCCAGCAGTTATGCCCTTTACACTGTTTTCGACAACATTTACACCGCCACTTTCTTTGGATTGGTCTGGGGATTGCTGATTTTTAACCTGGATCGTTTTATTGTGTCGACCATCAGGAAAAGAGAGCGTTTCTGGAGCGAATTTTTGCAGGCAACACCCCGAATTATCCTGGCAATGATTATTGCTATTGTTATTTCAAAACCATTGGAGATCAAGATATTTGAGAAGGAGATCAATACGGTTTTGCTTAAGGAAAAGAATGCAATGGCATTGGCCAATAAAAAAGAGGTTGCTAATTATTATCAAACAGATGTAACCAAAAACCAGGCAGGAATTGACAGCTTAAAGTCGGAAATACTTAAAAAAGAAAAAGAGGTAAATGCGCTTTATGCGACCTATATCACGGAAGCCGAAGGTACAAAAGGCACTATGAAATTGGGCAAAGGTCCTGTTTATAAAGAGAAAAGGGAGAAACACGATGCCGCTTTAAAGGCATTGGACGATTTGCGCAAAGGTAATCTGGCCAAGATTGCCGAAAAGGAAGCAAAAGCCAAAACGCTGCAGGCGGATCTGGATAAAAAAGTAACCGAAACACAGCCTATAATTGACGGCTTTGACGGTTTAATGGCTCGTATCAATGCGTTGAACAAACTGCCAAGCCTTCCTTCTTTATTTATCATGTTATTGTTTTTAGCCATCGAAACCTCTCCTATTATCGCCAAACTATTATCCCCTAAAGGTGAATATGATTTTAAACTGGAAGACGACGAAACGGCTTTAAAAACGCATATCGAGCAGAACAACTACCAACGCAGTCTGCAAAAACAGACGGATGCTTCCATTTATGACAAGGTTTATGCCGATATTAAAGATGAGAAAGGCATCTACGATTATAAAAAGAAACGGGCTTTGGAACTTTTAGAGTTACAGGCCGACACCTATGTTGAAAAACAGAAAAAAGTAATGTAA
- a CDS encoding 3-hydroxyacyl-ACP dehydratase FabZ family protein, which yields MEKPKNVEELIPHRAPFLFVDEILSANEKEITGVYTFKEEMNAFLKGSFPAMPYIPATILVESMAQCGGAGVRLLGVSKGVFALAQIESAQFYKGVQYGEQVKYIIAIQRMSEKIIKQSGKAYVGDNLILEASWMSIRIESA from the coding sequence ATGGAAAAACCTAAGAACGTCGAAGAACTGATACCGCACCGGGCTCCGTTTTTATTTGTAGACGAGATCCTTTCGGCAAACGAAAAGGAAATTACCGGAGTGTATACCTTTAAAGAAGAGATGAATGCTTTTCTCAAAGGAAGTTTTCCTGCAATGCCCTATATTCCTGCAACGATTCTTGTTGAGTCAATGGCACAATGTGGCGGAGCGGGTGTACGATTATTAGGTGTTTCGAAAGGTGTTTTTGCATTAGCACAGATCGAGAGTGCGCAGTTTTACAAAGGTGTGCAGTATGGCGAGCAGGTAAAATATATCATTGCGATACAGCGAATGAGTGAAAAGATCATCAAACAATCCGGAAAAGCTTATGTAGGGGATAACCTGATACTGGAAGCATCCTGGATGTCCATACGGATCGAATCGGCCTGA
- a CDS encoding PH domain-containing protein, producing the protein MKDQIKKFLNEDQDPKAIEKITSKLQDLLMKNEEVGYIGVQKKPAITVFPDSIVVTNKRIIMCRPKNLGLSMDFVDYDWDDITGTFVKENILGSEFSFATKSELTISIDYIPKNQARKLYTFAKEQLDALKTNTVNAQSVAPTAPVVEDAVIIEPVQEEEEVEEMEAEEVTSFAEIMPVAPVTFQEPVAEPVPAPAASGDKKLSELSKEELFEKLQNYKKLLDNGLILQGEYDAFKKEILTYL; encoded by the coding sequence ATGAAAGATCAAATTAAAAAATTTTTAAACGAAGATCAGGATCCTAAAGCGATAGAGAAAATCACCTCCAAATTACAGGATTTGTTGATGAAAAATGAAGAAGTAGGATATATAGGAGTACAGAAAAAACCGGCCATAACGGTATTTCCGGATAGTATCGTGGTAACGAATAAACGGATTATTATGTGCCGTCCTAAAAATTTAGGATTATCCATGGATTTTGTAGATTATGACTGGGACGATATAACCGGAACATTTGTAAAAGAAAACATCCTCGGGTCGGAATTCTCGTTTGCAACCAAAAGCGAACTGACCATTTCGATTGATTATATCCCGAAAAACCAGGCACGCAAACTGTATACTTTTGCCAAAGAGCAATTGGATGCTTTAAAAACGAATACTGTAAATGCCCAATCGGTTGCCCCAACGGCACCAGTAGTGGAAGATGCGGTTATCATTGAACCGGTACAGGAAGAAGAAGAAGTGGAAGAAATGGAAGCAGAAGAAGTAACCAGCTTTGCCGAAATAATGCCGGTAGCTCCGGTTACGTTTCAGGAACCTGTAGCAGAACCGGTACCTGCGCCAGCGGCATCGGGTGACAAAAAACTGAGTGAATTGTCCAAAGAAGAGCTTTTCGAAAAGCTTCAAAACTATAAGAAACTATTGGACAACGGATTGATCCTTCAGGGAGAATATGATGCTTTTAAAAAAGAGATTTTAACCTATCTGTAA
- a CDS encoding MmcQ/YjbR family DNA-binding protein, whose amino-acid sequence MDIQAYYEYCLSKKGVTEHFPFDEDTLVFKVGGKMFALASLKEWENGNPSINLKCDPERAQELRGQYDDIKPGFHMSKVHWNTVAVNKELTDKFVRELIAHSYDLVFNSLTKKIQSEINQAEN is encoded by the coding sequence TATTCAGGCGTATTATGAGTATTGTCTGTCAAAAAAAGGAGTAACCGAACATTTTCCTTTTGATGAAGACACTTTGGTATTTAAAGTAGGCGGCAAAATGTTTGCGCTTGCCTCGTTAAAAGAGTGGGAAAACGGAAATCCGTCCATAAATTTAAAATGTGATCCGGAAAGGGCACAAGAATTGCGGGGGCAATATGACGACATCAAACCGGGTTTTCACATGAGTAAAGTGCATTGGAATACGGTTGCCGTCAATAAGGAACTAACCGATAAGTTTGTAAGGGAATTAATTGCACATTCCTATGATTTGGTATTTAACAGTCTGACAAAGAAAATTCAAAGTGAAATTAATCAGGCTGAAAATTAG